One window of Branchiostoma lanceolatum isolate klBraLanc5 chromosome 8, klBraLanc5.hap2, whole genome shotgun sequence genomic DNA carries:
- the LOC136440444 gene encoding uncharacterized protein isoform X1: MASLVRPRSIRSGAPLRDKLAVAHRTDILIKEQVQVIQDLQDSLAKSLQELKNSRSITEVDFHNTQVHILRAKSEEMVLKLQVASKINDELLFAREILKKAIREDKEVQHARDRVEWLEGRIESLLDRNRLSHSLSSSDSILSLSDREVKVVPQIQPSLQHSLEKLDQGDIISHDLERASIEDKFDLQPPAEKLPEQVYSRITVTKQKKTKTKRRQRCITSAEGSTISSDRPYSDILEENERVLQGRLDSEDDMSPVPTPHIRKQGRELTLATEATLYPPSSMDSSDEERSEEMSSTESGEDSEEMSSTEEEEEEGRVMENGSGEADSGEMHSSADPTESKGTESRQSDQTTESTDTTSSDHQVQKKVALQDIKTETPGKLGAEDSGVFLTETEELQDGASDYWSSKHHRYEWNDYANSLLEENPLSYHQLGLAVHSSYVEPYTPGSPELPWRPRRKGSDILDPHRKALDKLSRSLRGMYEKVEQAAESSVQVDPRWSTKDWNEPLAVSSLALGSQAATTLTTPGSPPGKMKMPSISRVTGLAPPSSAETVTFPPVDTQRLGTSQSGRITYYPKPVPPPKKKPITRTDRSVEFPRKADIWNETEPQAAEEQPRIVNQGNMKKETQLVLYKPRRKRPRGSAQSMSEIMGVTQKAKKRVALRDPMTLARTVMNMDLLPKGYTDALKLGRTDALPVSSGRSAAASLNSMKADRIQALIDDAMTSTRSEDRRQAAKGLGVLGLDQENVIAALRDMVAKDENSKVKYEAAKSLLTLGLWDEPIIDLIVQHIKEGDDNTRTDLLRTMASAQNIQFIDKSTKTFRSLHKALHTLCSPKNPSEATGFDAAVCLGYMCVSDDRAKERLLSALTAKDPHKKAKALEVVVRQMNHSKPQVREAILEQLKASPVWKYRAAAAKLITYLGPAFLTGEEDIEHVFQILDRRLWDDPKREVRATVALAVEALNMKTRAYELAERRLEDSSEDVRAQAVITLGTLGVRKERTLRLLLEMLELDSSEYVRLQVVRTFCNLGIVDIRAIRSLRERERGEGLLAREAGKAVRFLTELTNSKSPV; encoded by the exons ATGGCATCGTTGGTGAGACCGCGTTCGATCAGGAGCGGAGCGCCGCTACGAGACAAACTCGCTGTGGCTCATCGCACAGACATCCTTATCAAAGAACAG gTTCAGGTGATTCAAGACCTTCAGGACAGCCTGGCAAAGTCCCTACAAGAACTTAAGAATTCCCGCTCAATCACAGAGGTGGACTTCCACAACACACAGGTGCACATTCTCAGGGCCAAGTCTGAGGAGATGGTGCTCAAGCTACAG GTTGCCTCGAAGATCAACGATGAGCTGCTATTTGCAAGAGAAATACTGAAAAAAGCTATCAGGGAGGATAAAGAG GTACAGCATGCCAGAGACAGAGTGGAGTGGCTAGAAGGTCGAATTGAAAGCTTGTTAGACAGAAACAGACTTTCCCACTCACTGTCTTCTTCCGACAGCATCCTGTCACTTTCAGACAGAGAAGTCAAAGTTGTACCTCAGATCCAGCCGAGTTTGCAGCACAGTTTAGAAAAACTTGACCAAGGCGACATCATTTCACACGACTTGGAGAGAGCATCCATAGAAGACAAGTTCGACTTGCAGCCCCCTGCAGAAAAACTTCCAGAACAGGTTTATAGTAGAATAACAGTtacaaaacagaagaaaacaaaaaccaaGAGAAGACAGAGGTGCATAACATCTGCGGAGGGATCCACCATTTCCAGCGATAGACCGTACAGCGATATTCTGGAGGAGAACGAGAGAGTTTTGCAGGGGAGACTGGACAGCGAGGACGATATGTCGCCGGTACCGACACCACATATTAGAAAGCAAGGGAGAGAGCTGACACTGGCAACTGAAGCAACATTATACCCTCCCAGCTCCATGGACAGCAGCGATGAGGAGCGCTCCGAGGAGATGAGTTCAACAGAGTCAGGTGAAGACTCTGAGGAGATGAGCTCcacggaggaggaggaggaggaggggaggGTGATGGAGAACGGATCAGGAGAGGCTGATTCAGGAGAG ATGCACTCTTCTGCTGATCCAACAGAATCTAAAGGCACAGAAAGCAGACAGTCAGACCAGACTACAGAGTCAACAGATACTACCTCATCTGACCATCAAGTACAGAAGAAGGTTGCTTTACAGGATATTAAGACAG AAACTCCAGGCAAGCTTGGTGCAGAGGACAGCGGAGTGTTCCTGACGGAGACAGAAGAACTGCAAGATGGCGCTTCTGACTACTGGAGCTCCAAGCATCACCGCTACGAGTGGAACGACTATGCAAATTCACTGTTGGAGGAGAACCCATTGTCCTACCACCAGCTGGGCTTGGCTGTTCACTCCAGCTATGTGGAACCAT ATACACCAGGCAGCCCAGAGTTACCATGGCGACCAAGAAGGAAAGGAAGTGACATCCTTGATCCACAT AGAAAAGCACTTGACAAGTTGTCGCGCAGCCTACGTGGAATGTACGAGAAGGTTGAGCAGGCAGCGGAGAGCTCCGTACAGGTGGACCCGCGCTGGTCAACCAAGGACTGGAACGAACCTCTGGCCGTCTCATCGCTAG CTCTGGGAAGTCAGGCTGCCACAACACTGACTACACCAGGCAGCCCTCCTGGCAAGATGAAGATG CCCTCCATCTCCAGGGTGACAGGTCTGGCCCCGCCCTCTAGTGCAGAGACGGTGACGTTCCCACCTGTCGACACCCAACGTCTGGGCACCAGCCAATCAGGACGCATCACCTACTACCCCAAACCCGTCCCTCCGCCCAAGAAAAAACCCATCACAAGAACT GACCGCAGCGTGGAGTTTCCTCGCAAGGCCGACATCTGGAACGAAACGGAGCCCCAGGCAGCGGAGGAACAGCCGCGTATCGTGAACCAGGGCAACATGAAGAAAGAGACGCAGCTCGTGCTGTACAAACCGCGCCGGAAGCGGCCCAGAGGATCGGCCCAGTCCATGAGTGAGATCATGGGCGTCACACAGAAGGCCAA aaAGAGGGTAGCATTGAGGGACCCCATGACACTGGCAAGGACAGTCATGAACATGG ACCTCCTCCCCAAAGGCTACACAGATGCCTTGAAATTAG gtcgaACAGACGCCCTTCCTGTGTCCAGTGGCAGGTCTGCTGCTGCGTCGCTCAACTCCATGAAGGCAGACAGGATACAG GCTCTGATCGATGATGCCATGACGTCCACTAGGTCTGAGGACCGCAGACAAGCAGCAAAG GGTTTAGGAGTACTAGGGTTGGACCAGGAGAACGTGATAGCAGCACTGAGAGACATG GTTGCAAAAGATGAAAACTCCAAAGTGAAGTATGAAGCAGCCAAGTCCCTGCTTACTTTAG GATTATGGGATGAGCCAATCATAGACCTGATTGTCCAGCACATAAAGGAGGGAGATGACAACACCAGAACAGACCTGCTCCGCACCATGGCTTCAGCCCAAAACATCCAGTTCATTGacaag AGTACAAAAACCTTCCGAAGTCTACACAAGGCCCTGCATACCTTGTGTTCTCCCAAGAACCCAAGTGAAGCTACCGGGTTTGATGCTGCGGTGTGCCTGGGGTACATGTGTGTCTCAGACGACAGGGCCAAGGAGAGGCTGCTGTCAGCTTTAACTGCCAAGGATCCACACAAGAAAGCAAAG GCCCTTGAAGTGGTTGTGCGACAGATGAACCACAGCAAGCCCCAGGTCAGGGAGGCCATCTTAGAGCAACTCAAGGCGTCTCCTGTCTGGaag TATCGAGCTGCAGCTGCAAAGTTGATCACCTATCTAG GTCCTGCCTTCCTGACAGGGGAGGAGGATATTGAACATGTGTTCCAGATTCTGGACAGACGGCTGTGGGACGACCCAAAACGG GAGGTCCGAGCGACAGTTGCCCTGGCTGTGGAGGCATTGAACATGAAGACAAGAGCATATGAACTAGCAGAAAG gAGACTAGAAGACTCCAGTGAAGACGTGAGAGCCCAGGCTGTTATCACACTG GGAACCCTGGGAGTGCGGAAGGAGCGCACCTTACGTCTGCTGCTGGAGATGTTAGAACTGGACTCCAGCGAGTACGTCCGACTTCAG GTGGTGCGAACGTTCTGTAACCTGGGTATCGTGGACATCCGCGCCATCCGCAGTCTCAGGGAGCGAGAGAGAGGAGAGGGACTGCTGGCGAG GGAAGCAGGGAAGGCTGTAAGATTTTTGACTGAACTCACCAACTCCAAGTCACCAGTATGA
- the LOC136440444 gene encoding uncharacterized protein isoform X2, whose protein sequence is MASLVRPRSIRSGAPLRDKLAVAHRTDILIKEQVQVIQDLQDSLAKSLQELKNSRSITEVDFHNTQVHILRAKSEEMVLKLQVASKINDELLFAREILKKAIREDKEVQHARDRVEWLEGRIESLLDRNRLSHSLSSSDSILSLSDREVKVVPQIQPSLQHSLEKLDQGDIISHDLERASIEDKFDLQPPAEKLPEQVYSRITVTKQKKTKTKRRQRCITSAEGSTISSDRPYSDILEENERVLQGRLDSEDDMSPVPTPHIRKQGRELTLATEATLYPPSSMDSSDEERSEEMSSTESGEDSEEMSSTEEEEEEGRVMENGSGEADSGEMHSSADPTESKGTESRQSDQTTESTDTTSSDHQVQKKVALQDIKTETPGKLGAEDSGVFLTETEELQDGASDYWSSKHHRYEWNDYANSLLEENPLSYHQLGLAVHSSYVEPYTPGSPELPWRPRRKGSDILDPHRKALDKLSRSLRGMYEKVEQAAESSVQVDPRWSTKDWNEPLAVSSLALGSQAATTLTTPGSPPGKMKMPSISRVTGLAPPSSAETVTFPPVDTQRLGTSQSGRITYYPKPVPPPKKKPITRTDRSVEFPRKADIWNETEPQAAEEQPRIVNQGNMKKETQLVLYKPRRKRPRGSAQSMSEIMGVTQKAKKRVALRDPMTLARTVMNMGRTDALPVSSGRSAAASLNSMKADRIQALIDDAMTSTRSEDRRQAAKGLGVLGLDQENVIAALRDMVAKDENSKVKYEAAKSLLTLGLWDEPIIDLIVQHIKEGDDNTRTDLLRTMASAQNIQFIDKSTKTFRSLHKALHTLCSPKNPSEATGFDAAVCLGYMCVSDDRAKERLLSALTAKDPHKKAKALEVVVRQMNHSKPQVREAILEQLKASPVWKYRAAAAKLITYLGPAFLTGEEDIEHVFQILDRRLWDDPKREVRATVALAVEALNMKTRAYELAERRLEDSSEDVRAQAVITLGTLGVRKERTLRLLLEMLELDSSEYVRLQVVRTFCNLGIVDIRAIRSLRERERGEGLLAREAGKAVRFLTELTNSKSPV, encoded by the exons ATGGCATCGTTGGTGAGACCGCGTTCGATCAGGAGCGGAGCGCCGCTACGAGACAAACTCGCTGTGGCTCATCGCACAGACATCCTTATCAAAGAACAG gTTCAGGTGATTCAAGACCTTCAGGACAGCCTGGCAAAGTCCCTACAAGAACTTAAGAATTCCCGCTCAATCACAGAGGTGGACTTCCACAACACACAGGTGCACATTCTCAGGGCCAAGTCTGAGGAGATGGTGCTCAAGCTACAG GTTGCCTCGAAGATCAACGATGAGCTGCTATTTGCAAGAGAAATACTGAAAAAAGCTATCAGGGAGGATAAAGAG GTACAGCATGCCAGAGACAGAGTGGAGTGGCTAGAAGGTCGAATTGAAAGCTTGTTAGACAGAAACAGACTTTCCCACTCACTGTCTTCTTCCGACAGCATCCTGTCACTTTCAGACAGAGAAGTCAAAGTTGTACCTCAGATCCAGCCGAGTTTGCAGCACAGTTTAGAAAAACTTGACCAAGGCGACATCATTTCACACGACTTGGAGAGAGCATCCATAGAAGACAAGTTCGACTTGCAGCCCCCTGCAGAAAAACTTCCAGAACAGGTTTATAGTAGAATAACAGTtacaaaacagaagaaaacaaaaaccaaGAGAAGACAGAGGTGCATAACATCTGCGGAGGGATCCACCATTTCCAGCGATAGACCGTACAGCGATATTCTGGAGGAGAACGAGAGAGTTTTGCAGGGGAGACTGGACAGCGAGGACGATATGTCGCCGGTACCGACACCACATATTAGAAAGCAAGGGAGAGAGCTGACACTGGCAACTGAAGCAACATTATACCCTCCCAGCTCCATGGACAGCAGCGATGAGGAGCGCTCCGAGGAGATGAGTTCAACAGAGTCAGGTGAAGACTCTGAGGAGATGAGCTCcacggaggaggaggaggaggaggggaggGTGATGGAGAACGGATCAGGAGAGGCTGATTCAGGAGAG ATGCACTCTTCTGCTGATCCAACAGAATCTAAAGGCACAGAAAGCAGACAGTCAGACCAGACTACAGAGTCAACAGATACTACCTCATCTGACCATCAAGTACAGAAGAAGGTTGCTTTACAGGATATTAAGACAG AAACTCCAGGCAAGCTTGGTGCAGAGGACAGCGGAGTGTTCCTGACGGAGACAGAAGAACTGCAAGATGGCGCTTCTGACTACTGGAGCTCCAAGCATCACCGCTACGAGTGGAACGACTATGCAAATTCACTGTTGGAGGAGAACCCATTGTCCTACCACCAGCTGGGCTTGGCTGTTCACTCCAGCTATGTGGAACCAT ATACACCAGGCAGCCCAGAGTTACCATGGCGACCAAGAAGGAAAGGAAGTGACATCCTTGATCCACAT AGAAAAGCACTTGACAAGTTGTCGCGCAGCCTACGTGGAATGTACGAGAAGGTTGAGCAGGCAGCGGAGAGCTCCGTACAGGTGGACCCGCGCTGGTCAACCAAGGACTGGAACGAACCTCTGGCCGTCTCATCGCTAG CTCTGGGAAGTCAGGCTGCCACAACACTGACTACACCAGGCAGCCCTCCTGGCAAGATGAAGATG CCCTCCATCTCCAGGGTGACAGGTCTGGCCCCGCCCTCTAGTGCAGAGACGGTGACGTTCCCACCTGTCGACACCCAACGTCTGGGCACCAGCCAATCAGGACGCATCACCTACTACCCCAAACCCGTCCCTCCGCCCAAGAAAAAACCCATCACAAGAACT GACCGCAGCGTGGAGTTTCCTCGCAAGGCCGACATCTGGAACGAAACGGAGCCCCAGGCAGCGGAGGAACAGCCGCGTATCGTGAACCAGGGCAACATGAAGAAAGAGACGCAGCTCGTGCTGTACAAACCGCGCCGGAAGCGGCCCAGAGGATCGGCCCAGTCCATGAGTGAGATCATGGGCGTCACACAGAAGGCCAA aaAGAGGGTAGCATTGAGGGACCCCATGACACTGGCAAGGACAGTCATGAACATGG gtcgaACAGACGCCCTTCCTGTGTCCAGTGGCAGGTCTGCTGCTGCGTCGCTCAACTCCATGAAGGCAGACAGGATACAG GCTCTGATCGATGATGCCATGACGTCCACTAGGTCTGAGGACCGCAGACAAGCAGCAAAG GGTTTAGGAGTACTAGGGTTGGACCAGGAGAACGTGATAGCAGCACTGAGAGACATG GTTGCAAAAGATGAAAACTCCAAAGTGAAGTATGAAGCAGCCAAGTCCCTGCTTACTTTAG GATTATGGGATGAGCCAATCATAGACCTGATTGTCCAGCACATAAAGGAGGGAGATGACAACACCAGAACAGACCTGCTCCGCACCATGGCTTCAGCCCAAAACATCCAGTTCATTGacaag AGTACAAAAACCTTCCGAAGTCTACACAAGGCCCTGCATACCTTGTGTTCTCCCAAGAACCCAAGTGAAGCTACCGGGTTTGATGCTGCGGTGTGCCTGGGGTACATGTGTGTCTCAGACGACAGGGCCAAGGAGAGGCTGCTGTCAGCTTTAACTGCCAAGGATCCACACAAGAAAGCAAAG GCCCTTGAAGTGGTTGTGCGACAGATGAACCACAGCAAGCCCCAGGTCAGGGAGGCCATCTTAGAGCAACTCAAGGCGTCTCCTGTCTGGaag TATCGAGCTGCAGCTGCAAAGTTGATCACCTATCTAG GTCCTGCCTTCCTGACAGGGGAGGAGGATATTGAACATGTGTTCCAGATTCTGGACAGACGGCTGTGGGACGACCCAAAACGG GAGGTCCGAGCGACAGTTGCCCTGGCTGTGGAGGCATTGAACATGAAGACAAGAGCATATGAACTAGCAGAAAG gAGACTAGAAGACTCCAGTGAAGACGTGAGAGCCCAGGCTGTTATCACACTG GGAACCCTGGGAGTGCGGAAGGAGCGCACCTTACGTCTGCTGCTGGAGATGTTAGAACTGGACTCCAGCGAGTACGTCCGACTTCAG GTGGTGCGAACGTTCTGTAACCTGGGTATCGTGGACATCCGCGCCATCCGCAGTCTCAGGGAGCGAGAGAGAGGAGAGGGACTGCTGGCGAG GGAAGCAGGGAAGGCTGTAAGATTTTTGACTGAACTCACCAACTCCAAGTCACCAGTATGA
- the LOC136440446 gene encoding small ribosomal subunit protein uS8: MVRMNVLADALNAINNAEKRGKRQVMLRPNSKVIVKFLTVMMKHAYIGEFEIVDDHRAGKIVVNLNGRMNKCGVISPRYDVAVRDLESWQNRLLPSRQFGYIVLTTSSGIMDHEEARRKHTGGKILGYFF; encoded by the exons ATGGTGCGTATGAACGTGCTGGCTGATGCGCTCAACGCCATCAACAATGCGGAGAAGCGTGGCAAGCGTCAGGTGATGCTGAGGCCTAACTCGAAGGTCATTGTCAAGTTCCTGACTGTGATGATGAAGCATG CCTACATTGGTGAGTTTGAGATCGTGGATGACCACAGAGCCGGCAAAATCGTGGTGAATCTGAACGGGCGGATGAACAAGTGTGGCGTGATCAGCCCCCGCTATGATGTGGCCGTGCGAGATCTGGAGAGCTGGCAGAACAGACTCCTGCCGTCCAGACAGTTTGG GTACATTGTGCTGACCACATCGTCTGGCATCATGGACCACGAGGAGGCCAGGAGAAAGCACACAGGAGGGAAAATCTTAGGCTACTTCTTCTGA